In a single window of the Rhinolophus ferrumequinum isolate MPI-CBG mRhiFer1 chromosome 21, mRhiFer1_v1.p, whole genome shotgun sequence genome:
- the ANAPC11 gene encoding anaphase-promoting complex subunit 11 — translation MKVKIKCWNGVATWLWVANDENCGICRMAFNGCCPDCKVPGDDCPLVWGQCSHCFHMHCILKWLNAQQVQQHCPMCRQEWKFKE, via the exons ATGAAGGTGAAGATTAAGTGCTGGAACGGCGTGGCCACTTGGCTCTGGGTGGCCAACGACGAGAATTGCGGCATCTGCCGGATGGCCTTTAATGGCTGCTGCCCGGACT GCAAGGTGCCCGGCGACGACTGCCCGCTGGTGTGGGGCCAGTGCTCGCACTGCTTCCACATGCACTGCATCCTCAAGTGGCTCAACGCGCAGCAGGTGCAGCAGCACTGCCCCATGTGCCGGCAGGAGTGGAAGTTCAAGGAGTGA
- the NPB gene encoding neuropeptide B, which produces MFFGQGDSGGTVVRRSMARRPASHLMEARYKAPRRPCRSVPTAQLATLVAAALALCLLLAPPTLAWYKQAAGPNSYSVGHAAGLLSGFRGSQYARRSEPPVGAGPFGRAGSFPELRPSPWSPTVCVKDVTPNLHSCQPLPDGRASFLCKADVFLSLRASQRTVAAPEAPPDTWTSLVSLRVSPAPSEPPGARDGDQPLPTPSPQAWPLPGLELA; this is translated from the exons ATGTTCTTCGGCCAAGGGGACAGTGGAGGAACCGTGGTGCGGAGATCCATGGCCCGGCGGCCAGCTTCTCACCTGATGGAAGCCAG ATACAAGGCGCCCCGACGCCCGTGCCGCTCCGTCCCCACGGCCCAACTCGCCACGCTGGTGGCTGCCGCCCTGGCGCTGTGCCTGCTTCTGGCACCGCCCACCCTCGCGTGGTACAAGCAAGCGGCGGGGCCCAACTCCTACTCGGTAGGCCACGCTGCGGGGCTGCTGTCCGGCTTCCGTGGGTCCCAGTACGCGCGGCGCTCGGAGCCCCCCGTGGGCGCGGGACCCTTTGGCCGGGCCGGCTCCTTCCCGGAGTTGCGCCCCAGCCCGTGGAGCCCC ACCGTCTGCGTCAAGGACGTTACCCCCAACCTGCATAGCTGCCAGCCGCTCCCCGACGGACGAGCATCCTTCCTGTGCAAGGCGGACGTCTTCCTGTCACTACGAGCCAGCCAGCGGACTGTCGCAGCGCCTGAGGCGCCGCCTGACACCTGGACGTCGCTTGTCTCCCTGCGGGTATCCCCGGCACCCTCAGAACCCCCTGGGGCTCGAGATGGCGACCAGCCGCTGCCCACTCCATCTCCACA GGCCTGGCCCCTACCAGGCCTGGAGCTCGCCTGA